A genome region from Magnolia sinica isolate HGM2019 chromosome 8, MsV1, whole genome shotgun sequence includes the following:
- the LOC131253851 gene encoding mannose-specific lectin-like, with the protein MATILSTNLLNRFLISSFFLILLLSPACKADNVLYTDKSLHANDYLEYGSYQFKMQADCNLVLYDNGRAIWASNTSGQDRNCSCTMQSDRNLVVYAPNGRVIWASNTWTRPRASYVLILQSDRNVVIYGPGVWALGTNIPGSGAIPVVSWASSEDTNHTAVVDGSGTIIDM; encoded by the coding sequence ATGGCTACTATCCTCTCCACTAATCTTCTCAATCGCTTCTTAATctcatctttctttctcattctccTTCTCAGCCCAGCCTGCAAGGCTGACAACGTCTTGTATACTGATAAAAGTCTCCATGCTAATGACTATCTGGAATATGGGAgctatcaatttaaaatgcaagCAGATTGCAATCTGGTCTTATATGATAACGGCagggccatttgggcatccaacaCCAGCGGGCAAGACAGGAATTGCTCTTGCACCATGCAAAGTGATAGGAATCTTGTGGTATATGCTCCTAACGGTCGTGTTATTTGGGCTAGTAATACTTGGACACGTCCTCGTGCCTCCTATGTTCTCATCCTTCAAAGTGATCGAAATGTGGTGATCTATGGTCCGGGCGTTTGGGCCCTTGGGACTAATATACCTGGGAGTGGTGCAATTCCAGTGGTCAGTTGGGCCAGCTCTGAGGACACTAATCATACCGCTGTGGTTGATGGATCTGGTACCATCATAGATATGTGA
- the LOC131253820 gene encoding uncharacterized protein LOC131253820 — protein sequence MPRRAPRLLERIHNENFSDWLGKHVDHVRNDQVPKEVRSLARGPNTVARRFKGYIINGFRFRTRDRERDLKTQNSGVVVTAKTSSFASTSDRNPIIGDVDYYGVLTDIIELDYCGSKKVVLFRCDWVDVRTQGRGIKKDEFGFMLVNFKQLWHTGRNLYDEPYVLATQVQQEMKMSTSDHHHSSFIDPVPTTNQVGQSSNSSASTLEGGIHNRRFRGPTVISEVANLPLNKQLNISWNKYGQPIGHKYNEFTRWLGILSRNGRLAPLDHDSWHHVPLSHKNEIWNEVKIKWNIDEERRNWVMKSIGASWKEWKKRLKKEHYKRYLTNEERLAHCPDRVEPTHWKWLVTYWSSDEGQARTQRNKINRSKHRMAHTGSKSFAQVREEERAKNLGGESPDRATLFITTHRKKDGSVVNEESAHVIEMIEELRATQTAESSQSSTARDDLLSQILGPEHPGQVRMMGLGPTASTLWCTRNTIAELRRETDELRRHINERVEQLVEERMKEQMAKHLEQMEQRMTERITEQMEQRMTERITEQMMARMRDTMNSLVATDQTSGNVLNVEADSVSTPRDRPEAEGPQSKVPKNQ from the exons ATGCCCCGAAGAGCACCGAGGCTCCTAGAACGCATCCACAATGAAAACTTTTCAGATTGGCTTGGGAAGCATGTGGACCATGTTAGGAATGATCAAGTTCCGAAAGAAGTTAGAAGCCTGGCTCGGGGCCCTAACACTGTTGCAAGAAGATTTAAAGGATACATCATTAATGGTTTCAGGTTTCGTACAAGAGACCGTGAGAGAGACTTGAAAACACAAAATAGTGGAGTTGTAGTGACGGCAAAGACATCAAGCTTCGCAAGTACAAGTGATAGAAACCCTATTATAGGGGATGTGGATTACTATGGTGTTTTAACAGACATTATCGAGTTGGATTATTGTGGGTCCAAGAAAGTTGTATTATTTAGGTGTGATTGGGTGGATGTAAGAACTCAGGGCAGGGGAATCAAGAAGGATGAATTTGGGTTCATGCTCGTGAATTTCAAACAATTATGGCATACTGGTCGGAACCTGTATGATGAACCATATGTCTTAGCAACCCAAGTACAACAG GAAATGAAGATGTCGACCTCCGACCATCATCATTCGAGCTTTATTGACCCGGTCCCGACCACCAACCAGGTTGGACAGAGTTCAAATAGTTCAGCATCGACTCTGG AGGGTGGTATTCATAATAGACGATTTCGAGGCCCTACAGTCATCAGCGAGGTGGCGAACTTGCCACTCAATAAGCAACTGAATATCAGTTGGAATAAGTACGGGCAGCCCATTGGACATAAGTACAATGAATTTACAAGGTGGCTGGGCATTTTATCTAGGAATGGGCGCTTAGCGCCTCTTGATCACGATAGTTggcatcatgtgccactatctcACAAGAATGAGATTTGGAATGAAGTGAAG ATCAAGTGGAATATCGACGAGGAGCGTCGAAATTGGGTAATGAAGTCCATCGGAGCTTCATGGAAGGAGTGGAAGAAGAGGTTAAAAAAAGAACACTACAAGCGATATTTGACTAATGAGGAACGACTAGCTCACTGTCCTGATCGAGTGGAGCCGACACATTGGAAGTGGCTCGTCACCTATTGGTCAAGTGATGAAGGACAG GCCCGCACTCAAAGGAATAAAATCAACCGCAGCAAGCATCGTATGGCCCACACTGGCTCAAAGAGCTTTGCTCAAGTGCGTGAAGAAGAG cgGGCAAAGAATCTTGGTGGAGAGTCTCCTGATCGGGCAACGTTGTTCATAACGACCCATCGGAAGAAAGATGGGAGTGTTGTGAACGAAGAGTCGGCTCATGTTATT GAAATGATTGAGGAGTTACGGGCAACTCAGACTGCTGAGTCCTCTCAGAGTAGCACTGCCCGAGACGATCTCTTATCCCAGATATTGGGACCAGAGCATCCGGGTCAGGTCCGCATGATGGGGTTAGGTCCCACAGCTTCCACGTTATGGTGCACAAGAAATACCATTGCAGAACTCAGGAGGGAGACTGATGAGTTGCGACGACACATAAATGAGCGGGTAGAGCAACTAGTGGAGGAGCGGATGAAAGAACAGATGGCTAAGCATCTAGAGCAAATGGAGCAACGGATGACAGAGCGAATAACGGAGCAGATGGAGCAACGGATGACAGAGCGAATAACAGAGCAGATGATGGCACGAATGAGAGATACTATGAACTCATTGGTTGCAACAGACCAAACTTCGGGCAATGTACTAAATGTAGAGGCTGACTCAGTATCCACTCCTAGGGATAGACCTGAGGCTGAGGGACCTCAGTCGAAGGTTCCGAAGAATCAATAG